A genomic segment from Roseibium algicola encodes:
- a CDS encoding GNAT family N-acetyltransferase, with the protein MALLRPGATPDAELLIEAGGYYLRPPIMYDFKPWAELRGESRAFLKPWEPLWPSDDLTRTGFRRRLRRYSKDRKEGRSLSFLLFRARSNEILGGLTLSNIRRGVSQTATLGYWMGERHAGKGHMSSAVAMILPFCFDVLNLHRIEAACLPTNMPSIRLLENAGFHREGYARNYLLINGTWQDHLLFACLAEDHASRPEKVAPSVEGILKEFL; encoded by the coding sequence ATGGCGCTGTTACGGCCGGGAGCAACACCTGACGCCGAACTCCTGATCGAGGCCGGTGGTTATTATCTTCGCCCGCCGATCATGTACGACTTCAAGCCCTGGGCGGAACTTCGCGGCGAAAGCCGGGCCTTCCTGAAGCCCTGGGAACCGCTCTGGCCGTCCGATGATCTCACCCGAACCGGCTTTCGCCGCCGCTTGCGCCGCTATTCGAAGGACCGCAAGGAAGGGCGCAGCCTGTCGTTCCTGCTGTTTCGCGCGCGCAGCAACGAGATCCTCGGCGGACTGACACTCAGTAATATCCGCAGGGGTGTCAGCCAGACTGCGACACTTGGCTACTGGATGGGCGAGCGGCACGCCGGAAAAGGACATATGTCCTCGGCTGTCGCCATGATCTTGCCGTTTTGTTTCGACGTGTTGAACCTTCATCGTATTGAAGCGGCATGTCTGCCAACGAACATGCCGTCCATCCGTCTGCTCGAAAATGCCGGGTTCCACCGGGAAGGCTACGCACGCAACTATCTGTTAATTAACGGGACCTGGCAGGATCATCTTCTGTTTGCCTGTTTGGCGGAAGACCATGCGTCGCGACCTGAAAAGGTGGCACCGAGCGTCGAGGGAATCTTGAAAGAATTCTTGTGA
- a CDS encoding M16 family metallopeptidase produces the protein MKVQTTILDNGMTVVTDQMPHLKTAALGVWVRTGSRAENVHQNGITHLLEHMAFKGTKTRTARGIAEEIEAVGGELNASTSIEHTNYYARILAEDTPLAVDILADILQNSTFDAQELTREQHVILQEIGAANDSPDDQAFDLFQETAWPDQAIGRPILGTPETVQGFNRDALNAYLADRYRAPDMVLAAAGAVDHEELVALAREKFGGFNSEPAAPESEARYRGGETLRPKELMEAQVLIGFEGRPYKSKDYYAIQILASVLGGGMSSRLFQEIREKHGLCYAIYSFHWAFSDTGLFGLHAATSQEDLAALMPMIVDELIAATQTITDEEVARSRAQIRAGLMMALESPAARAGQIARQILVHNRVLDPDEISSKIEAVTAADIRRVAHETFVGTVPTLTAIGPVDGIMTADELAGRLQQSPVLRAASM, from the coding sequence ATGAAAGTACAAACAACAATCCTCGATAACGGGATGACGGTCGTCACCGACCAGATGCCTCATCTGAAAACGGCGGCTCTTGGCGTGTGGGTGCGAACCGGATCCCGCGCGGAGAATGTGCATCAGAACGGGATAACCCATCTTCTGGAGCATATGGCCTTCAAGGGCACCAAGACCCGCACGGCGCGTGGCATCGCAGAAGAGATCGAGGCCGTCGGTGGTGAGCTGAACGCTTCCACAAGCATCGAACACACCAATTACTACGCGCGTATCCTGGCTGAGGACACGCCGCTTGCGGTCGATATTCTCGCTGACATCCTGCAGAATTCCACATTCGATGCCCAGGAGCTGACGCGCGAACAACATGTGATCCTTCAGGAAATAGGCGCGGCAAACGACTCCCCCGACGATCAGGCTTTCGATCTGTTCCAGGAAACCGCCTGGCCGGACCAGGCCATCGGACGGCCGATCCTCGGAACGCCGGAAACGGTGCAGGGGTTCAACCGCGACGCACTCAACGCCTATCTCGCCGATCGCTACCGGGCACCCGACATGGTGCTGGCCGCTGCCGGCGCGGTTGATCATGAAGAGCTTGTCGCTCTTGCCCGCGAGAAGTTCGGCGGTTTCAACTCCGAGCCTGCAGCTCCCGAATCCGAAGCACGCTACCGCGGCGGCGAAACCCTTCGGCCGAAAGAACTGATGGAAGCACAGGTTCTGATCGGTTTCGAAGGTCGGCCCTACAAGTCCAAGGACTATTACGCCATCCAGATCCTGGCATCGGTCCTGGGCGGTGGCATGTCCTCGCGCCTGTTCCAGGAAATCCGGGAGAAGCACGGCCTTTGCTACGCCATCTACAGCTTCCACTGGGCGTTTTCCGATACCGGACTGTTCGGCCTGCATGCGGCCACCAGCCAGGAAGACCTGGCTGCGCTGATGCCGATGATCGTGGACGAACTGATCGCCGCCACCCAGACGATCACCGACGAGGAAGTCGCCCGCTCCAGGGCGCAGATCCGCGCGGGACTGATGATGGCGCTGGAAAGCCCGGCAGCACGCGCCGGACAGATTGCCCGTCAGATCCTCGTGCACAACCGCGTGCTCGATCCGGACGAGATCTCCTCGAAGATCGAAGCGGTGACAGCTGCTGATATCCGCAGGGTCGCGCACGAGACTTTCGTGGGCACGGTGCCGACCCTGACTGCGATCGGGCCGGTTGACGGTATCATGACTGCGGACGAACTCGCAGGACGGCTTCAGCAAAGCCCGGTCCTGCGGGCCGCATCCATGTAA